The proteins below come from a single Melitaea cinxia chromosome 9, ilMelCinx1.1, whole genome shotgun sequence genomic window:
- the LOC123656688 gene encoding centrosomal protein of 131 kDa, with protein sequence MSKDNNSLRLLGSPVNLTYRSKKKEDRKNTKNRPRSALQNSCSPDIQERYKRPFSADTKDRAPSTRSFLKAFSAELIQSYDNSPLSVKVLPPTEKLLSNSKDQLDQTIKTNRDISSNASDFGSEDTFMSLGTKIKAKAQSGFKHRNSNTKNYIKYRNIAKKGRKQMESSFSDERNNIDNNYGLEVTITEKPRSPWPSRNKDLIQMRNAPSHVKNKNYEAYFFSIDGDIKTTDGLSGRVSFAPGNSEIERSLDPYTHSLGLTKQQLSLVEEESTQDLDSIPSQTMLDLSRKSSLDNDGKNLGHDDITDVSKYKTQDKICNYSKPTALTIDTQNYSNFYKDFHNSQDAAKTKFSSTAIHTDTSSKDSGYPDSGLREEKAMSSKYSLPSTSFFQKTDFKLETQDHPKSLEYPITKEYCDDLGGKWMEPLNHSRLLYKDFFLKKEGHVALPPQNTPTKNEGTIPGTSKHDSDKTEQENDNLEYPTYLLNSTTKAYTSKVIEDYKKELEAINNLHELTLKDIKTDAISPTPLNIDEMFEQHSSNFSDDKKELSENSQVDSNISDMPTTSDKNSLDMHKQDVSKVTTKELIQNYLKVKNDYTKEGTSKNVKKFDKKLNNMNSKLEENSSYKQYWNNRNTKILADKSNLPANMRPQKNAFTMRTPLSARIDSVQNDKDIESWMSLSAPSPRVLAIDNVEAKIEEPAEPNSKTPEKVETEVKVPSPVSTSLESQAPKELNSKSTVLDIYSMLKEIESYGDNPVTSVTNSNVTTTEPEAKEQERSDTPKDNFMEIFEFLEKVEQSANDALSVVTNSTPQTIPKLEALLKLPQTELAQRLVTASLQLEERSCCIALLQESLANHKEQMISKVSNLEKQSHRNVTRVKQECEETIKRHQNFIDQLINDKKTLNHRIEQLVDERRSLEDRWKRSAQALEERYKLELRNQHDKMAAAQQVARQRWVRQKAEKIKELTVKGLEGELREMAERQQKEISDLKMYHAEQNGRLTAKHAAELEELRRTLEDEKEAALVKERQLASSRMEKQILELEVTYQEQRTRLVAEMRAENDRVAAELVEREKIQKLKFEKWKMDQEQLFEENKRKLEQAIEDEREKIVEQLKQKRNELEQEFERYKKEYEASQQVLLRKRETEIAAQYKLERDREIEKAIESMDAEAQMGRKELQDAMRRNKEQYEIELKELAETEQATLKRYQQAQARVRETEDRCAELEVTISQLETRNRVLTEKNSQLEARAEEIKTSCEESWRSKVEELEKVIEDMKKKHDEQMHQLYAKVKVAVARKDSAIQALTRETAKYQEKITLLEQKLQQQRKDFLKSK encoded by the exons ATGTCGAAAGATAATAATAGCCTACGGCTTCTTGGTTCGCCAGTAAATTTAACTTACAGAAGTAAGAAAAAGGAAGACAGAAAGAACACAAAAAATCGTCCACGGTCTGCCCTACAAAATTCTTGCTCAccg gaTATTCAAGAAAGGTATAAAAGACCTTTCTCAGCCGATACTAAGGATCGTGCACCTTCAACTAGGTCCTTCTTGAAAGCTTTTAGCGCTGAATTGATACAATCATATGACA ATTCACCATTAAGCGTGAAAGTGTTACCACCAACTGAAAAATTGTTGTCAAACTCAAAAGATCAATTAGACCAGACCATCAAAACTAATAGAGACATAAGTAGTAATGCTTCGGACTTTGGTTCAGAAGATACTTTTATGAGTCTAGGTACTAAGATCAAAGCGAAAGCACAGTCCGGCTTTAAACATAGAAATAGTAAtacaaaaaactatataaaGTACCGAAACATTGCTAAAAAGGGTCGTAAACAAATGGAATCTTCATTTAGTGATGaaagaaataatattgataataattatggCCTAGAAGTCACAATAACAGAAAAACCAAGGTCACCTTGGCCATCAAGAAATAAAGATTTGATTCAAATGAGAAATGCCCCGTCtcacgttaaaaataaaaattacgaagCATATTTTTTCTCAATTGATGGTGACATTAAGACTACAGATGGATTATCAGGTCGAGTATCTTTTGCTCCTGGTAATTCAGAAATAGAACGATCTTTGGATCCCTACACACATAGTCTTGGCTTAACCAAACAGCAGTTGTCTTTAGTTGAGGAAGAGTCAACACAGGACCTTGACAGTATTCCTTCTCAAACTATGCTTGACTTGTCACGAAAATCCTCTTTAGATAATGATGGAAAAAATTTAGGTCACGATGATATCACAGatgtttcaaaatataaaactcAAGATAAAATTTGTAACTACTCAAAACCAACCGCCTTAACGATTGATACTCAGAACTATAgcaatttttataaagattttcaTAATAGTCAAGATGCTGCTAAAACTAAATTTTCTAGTACCGCTATCCATACTGATACAAGTTCAAAAgattcaggctatcctgatagCGGGCTAAGAGAAGAAAAAGCCATGTCATCGAAGTACTCTTTACCTTCAACATCATTTTTCCAAAAAACTGATTTTAAATTAGAAACGCAAGATCATCCAAAGAGCTTAGAGTATCCAATCACTAAAGAGTATTGCGATGATTTGGGGGGAAAATGGATGGAGCCCTTAAATCATAGCCGTTTGCTTTATAAAGATTTCTTCTTGAAGAAAGAAGGTCACGTCGCTTTGCCACCGCAGAACACACCTACAAAAAATGAAGGTACTATTCCCGGTACTAGCAAGCATGATTCTGACAAAACTGAGCAAGAAAATGATAATTTAGAGTATCCTACATATCTTTTGAATAGTACAACAAAGGCATACACTTCTAAAGTCATTgaagattataaaaaagaattagaagCCATAAATAATCTACATGAGCTtacattaaaagatataaaaacagATGCTATATCTCCAACGCCTCTTAACATAGATGAAATGTTCGAACAACATTCTAGCAACTTCTCTGATGATAAAAAGGAATTAAGTGAAAATTCCCAAGTTGATTCTAATATAAGCGATATGCCAACTACGAGTGACAAAAACTCCTTAGACATGCATAAACAAGATGTATCTAAAGTTACTACAAAAGAGTTAatacaaaactatttaaaagtaaagaaCGATTACACAAAGGAAGGTACttctaaaaatgttaaaaaatttgataagaaaCTAAATAATATGAATTCAAAACTTGAAGAAAACTCAAGTTATAAACAGTATTGGAATAACAGGAACACGAAGATCCTAGCTGATAAAAGCAATTTACCTGCTAATATGAGACCTCAAAAGAACGCATTTACAATGCGAACACCACTGAGCGCAAGAATAGATAGCGTTCAAAATGATAAAGATATTGAATCTTGGATGTCACTCTCTGCTCCATCTCCACGAGTACTTGCAATAGACAACGTAGAAGCTAAAATCGAGGAGCCAGCTGAGCCAAATTCTAAAACACCTGAAAAAGTTGAAACTGAAGTAAAAGTGCCTAGTCCTGTATCAACATCATTAGAATCTCAGGCACCCAAAGAGCTTAACTCAAAATCAACAGTTCTGGATATTTATTCGATGTTAAAAGAAATTGAAAGCTATGGAGATAATCCTGTAACCTCGGTGACGAATTCAAATGTTACAACAACCGAACCTGAAGCTAAAGAACAAGAAAGATCCGATACTCCTAAAGATAATTTCAT GGAAATTTTCGAATTTCTGGAAAAAGTAGAACAAAGTGCAAACGATGCTTTATCTGTTGTAACAAACTCAACTCCTCAAACGATTCCAAA ATTAGAAGCTCTTCTCAAGCTTCCTCAAACTGAATTAGCGCAAAGATTGGTAACTGCATCATTGCAACTGGAAGAAAGGTCTTGCTGCATCGCGTTACTACAAGAAAGTCTCGCTAATCACAAGGAGCAG ATGAtatctaaagtaagcaacttagaAAAGCAGTCTCATCGTAACGTCACTAGAGTAAAGCAAGAGTGTGAAGAAACTATCAAGAGGCACCAGAATTTTATAGATCAG CTAATAAACGACAAGAAAACTCTAAATCATCGCATCGAACAATTGGTTGACGAACGTCGTTCTCTAGAAGATCGTTGGAAGAGATCTGCCCAAGCGCTTGAAGAAAGGTACAAGTTGGAACTTCGGAACCAACACGACAAAATGGCGGCCGCGCAACAG GTTGCTAGGCAACGCTGGGTGCGACAGAAAGCTGAAAagataaag GAATTAACAGTGAAAGGATTAGAGGGAGAACTCCGCGAGATGGCAGAACGACAGCAGAAGGAGATATCCGACTTGAAGATGTATCACGCAGAACAAAATGGCAGACTTACCGCTAAGCATGCAGCAGAGTTAGAAGAATTGAGAAGAACTCTAGAAGATGAGAAGGAAGCCGCTCTAGTGAAAGAGAGACAACTTGCCAGTTCTAG AATGGAGAAACAAATTCTTGAGCTAGAAGTAACGTATCAAGAACAACGGACTCGTCTCGTCGCGGAGATGAGGGCGGAGAATGACCGGGTAGCCGCCGAACTAGTCGAGAGGGAGAAAATACAGAAACTGAAATTTG AAAAATGGAAAATGGATCAAGAACAGCTATTTGAAGAAAATAAACGGAAATTGGAACAGGCTATTGAAGATGAGAGGGAGAAAATTGTG gagcaattaaaacaaaaacgaaaCGAGCTCGAGCAAGAGTTCGAACGTTACAAGAAAGAATACGAAGCGAGTCAGCAAGTGCTCTTGAGGAAGAGAGAGACGGAGATAGCGGCGCAGTACAAGTTGGAGAGAGACAGAGAGATAGAGAAGGCAATAGAGAGTATGGATGCTGAGGCTCAAATGGGGAGGAAGGAGCTACAAGACGCGATGAG ACGTAATAAAGAGCAGTACGAGATAGAGCTAAAAGAACTCGCAGAGACAGAGCAGGCGACTCTCAAGCGGTACCAACAAGCGCAGGCAAGAGTGAGGGAGACGGAAGATCGAT GTGCGGAACTCGAAGTTACAATCAGTCAACTTGAGACGAGAAACAGAGTTTTAACAGAA aaAAACTCCCAATTAGAAGCGAGGGCTGAGGAAATAAAGACCAGTTGTGAGGAATCCTGGCGAAGTAAAGTTGAGGAACTAGAGAAGGTCATAGAAGATATGAAAAAGAAGCATGATGAACAGATGCACCAACTGTATGCCAA ggTTAA
- the LOC123656558 gene encoding uncharacterized protein LOC123656558 — MLEHDYCITYDKPSEKRTKKGVKSSTDNKICSLRSEISRLRKKGTNLKARLNNAVKLSKNPLFYKFTKDMTRPAKLFTQMQVYQTSKKPKGRRYTTDEKILCLSMYKKSPKCYNVLSKFFTLPSAKAMKRLLAKIKIKSGINTILFEKIKKTVADKDISDCLCSLIFDEMAITPQIHYNTQKDVLQGFDEEGKKFANHVLVFMIKGIKENFKQPVAYYFTNSLNTYELKKIIKIVIRNVQDTGLIILNTVCDQSTVNVSAITSLINDTKKIYFKKGKEWRHDVIQINKQSLIPLYDVPHLIKGIRNNLITKNLKYKINNEEKIMKWEYLEMLYAADKSYGELRLLQKITEEHVNPEKMSKMRAKK; from the exons ATGCTGGAGCATGATTACTGTATCACATATGATAAACCATCTGAAAAAC GTACGAAAAAAGGTGTAAAATCTTcaacagataataaaatttgtagtttGCGATCTGAAATTTCAAGACTGCGAAAAAAAGGGACAAATCTTAAAGCAAGATTAAATAATGCTGTGAAGCTGTCCAAAAATCCTTTGTTCTACAAATTTACCAAGGACATGACAAGGCCTGCCAAACTTTTTACACAGATGCAAGTGTATCAAACGTCCAAAAAACCAAAAGGTAGACGTTATACTACTGATGAAAAAATACTGTGCTTATCAATGTACAAAAAAAGTCCCAAATGTTATAATGTTTTATCCAAATTCTTTACTTTGCCATCAGCAAAAGCCATGAAACGCTTGttggcaaaaataaaaattaaatctggTATCAATAccatattatttgaaaaaattaagaaaactgTTGCTGATAAAGACATCTCTGATTGTTTATGTTCATTAATTTTTGATGAAATGGCAATAACACCACAAATTCATTATAATACACAAAAGGATGTATTGCAAGGTTTTGATGAGGAAGGAAAAAAGTTTGCCAATCATGTCCTTGTATTTATGATTAAAGGTATAAAAGAAAACTTCAAACAGCCAGTAGCATACTATTTTACGAATAGCTTAAACACttatgaactaaaaaaaatcattaaaatagtcATTCGAAATGTTCAGGATACAGGACTTATTATTTTGAACACTGTGTGCGACCAAAGCACTGTTAATGTAAGCGCAATTACAAGCTTAataaatgatacaaaaaaaatttatttcaaaaaaggtAAAGAGTGGCGCCATGAtgtcatacaaataaataaacaaagcttGATACCTTTGTATGACGTTCCCCACCTAATAAAGGGAATAAGAAATAAtctaataactaaaaatttgaaatacaaaattaataatgaggaaaaaataatgaaatgggAGTATTTGGAAATGCTTTATGCTGCTGATAAATCATATGGAGAACTGCGACTTCTGCAAAAAATTACTGAGGAGCACGTGAATCCAGAAAAAATGAGCAAAATGCGA Gcgaagaaataa